In Anaerolineae bacterium, a single genomic region encodes these proteins:
- a CDS encoding ABC transporter ATP-binding protein, whose translation MARLDVEGIHTFYGGIEALKGVSLHVNEGEIVTLIGANGAGKTTTLNTISGLLRPREGRVLLDGEVISGLAPHAVVARGISQAPEGRRIFSRLKVIENLEMGAFLRRDKAGIAADMERVFELFPRLGERRNQVGGTLSGGEQQMLAIGRALMARPSILLLDEPSMGLAPLLVQEIFRIIREINEEGTTILLVEQNAHMAFSVASRAYVLQGGTMVLDGPAEEVARNPEVRRAYLGEG comes from the coding sequence ATGGCCAGGCTTGACGTCGAGGGCATACACACCTTCTACGGCGGTATCGAGGCTCTCAAGGGCGTCTCACTTCACGTCAACGAGGGCGAGATCGTCACCCTCATCGGAGCCAACGGGGCGGGGAAGACCACCACGCTGAACACCATCTCCGGGCTGCTCAGGCCGAGGGAGGGCCGTGTCCTGCTGGATGGCGAGGTGATCAGCGGCCTGGCGCCTCACGCCGTCGTAGCTCGAGGCATATCCCAGGCACCCGAGGGCCGCCGGATATTCTCTCGCCTCAAGGTGATCGAGAACCTGGAGATGGGTGCCTTCCTGCGCCGGGACAAGGCAGGCATCGCCGCCGACATGGAGCGGGTGTTTGAGTTGTTCCCTCGGCTGGGCGAGCGTCGGAATCAGGTAGGCGGCACGTTGTCGGGTGGTGAGCAACAGATGCTAGCCATCGGCAGGGCCCTCATGGCGCGGCCGAGTATCCTGCTTCTGGATGAGCCCTCCATGGGGCTGGCTCCTCTGCTGGTGCAGGAGATATTCCGCATCATCCGGGAGATCAACGAGGAGGGCACCACGATCCTCCTTGTGGAGCAAAACGCCCACATGGCCTTCTCAGTGGCCTCGCGCGCCTATGTTCTCCAGGGCGGGACGATGGTGCTCGATGGGCCGGCGGAGGAGGTGGCTCGGAATCCAGAGGTCCGCCGGGCATACCTGGGCGAGGGGTGA
- a CDS encoding glucose-1-phosphate adenylyltransferase produces MILAGGQGTRLNILSVKRAKPAVPFAGKYRIIDFALSNCVNSGIYTVGVITQYRPRSLNDHIQRGQPWDLDRMYGGVHLLQPYQGRGDADWYRGTADAVYQNLDFIEHYRPEHVVILAGDHIYKMNYAHLLAYHLEKEADVTVSAIRVRLSEASRFGILTTTGSGRVIHFEEKPSQPRGTLASMGIYCFRAHVLAECLRLDAANPRSTRDFGRDVLPAMVAGGLNVYAYQFDGYWMDVGTIQAYWEANMQLLVHAPPLDLYDRNWVIHTRSEERPQAKIQAGAVVKRSLIGHGCIIEGTVDSSVLSPGVYVGPGALVRDSVVMTDTRIEAGATLLRSITDKQVVIARGCRVGSDSDLTVNEMFPDSINTGLTLVGKNTRLPPGFRVGGNCVIGSDLVEADFAGMTSLPGGKSFGVQPL; encoded by the coding sequence ATGATTCTGGCCGGTGGCCAAGGGACCCGGCTGAACATCCTCTCGGTCAAGCGGGCCAAGCCGGCGGTCCCCTTCGCCGGCAAGTACCGCATCATCGACTTCGCCCTCTCCAACTGCGTCAACTCCGGCATCTACACCGTCGGGGTCATCACCCAGTATCGCCCTCGCTCCCTGAACGACCACATTCAGCGCGGCCAACCCTGGGACCTGGACCGCATGTACGGCGGTGTTCACCTCCTGCAGCCCTATCAGGGACGAGGCGATGCTGACTGGTACCGAGGTACCGCCGATGCCGTCTATCAGAACCTCGACTTCATAGAGCACTATCGGCCGGAGCACGTGGTCATCCTGGCGGGAGACCACATCTACAAGATGAACTACGCCCACCTGCTGGCCTATCACCTGGAGAAGGAAGCAGATGTCACCGTGTCCGCCATCCGCGTCCGCCTGAGCGAGGCCAGCCGCTTCGGCATCCTCACCACCACCGGGAGCGGACGAGTCATACACTTCGAAGAGAAACCTAGCCAGCCCAGAGGGACGCTCGCCTCGATGGGCATATACTGCTTCCGCGCCCACGTCTTGGCCGAGTGCCTACGGCTGGACGCGGCGAACCCTCGGAGCACCAGGGATTTCGGTAGGGACGTCTTGCCGGCCATGGTGGCGGGAGGACTGAACGTCTACGCGTACCAATTCGATGGCTACTGGATGGATGTGGGCACCATCCAGGCCTACTGGGAAGCCAACATGCAGCTCTTGGTTCATGCCCCGCCCCTGGACCTATATGACCGCAACTGGGTCATTCACACCCGAAGCGAGGAGCGACCCCAAGCCAAGATACAGGCCGGAGCGGTGGTCAAGCGCAGCCTGATCGGCCACGGGTGCATCATCGAGGGTACAGTGGATAGCTCGGTGCTGTCGCCAGGAGTGTACGTGGGCCCGGGGGCCCTGGTCCGCGATTCGGTAGTGATGACCGACACTCGCATCGAGGCTGGAGCTACGCTGCTACGATCCATTACGGACAAGCAGGTCGTCATCGCCAGGGGCTGTCGCGTGGGTAGTGACAGCGATCTCACCGTGAATGAGATGTTCCCCGATTCCATCAACACTGGGCTCACCTTGGTGGGCAAGAACACCCGCCTGCCGCCCGGCTTCCGGGTAGGAGGCAACTGCGTCATCGGATCGGACCTGGTGGAGGCTGATTTCGCCGGCATGACCTCGTTGCCTGGCGGCAAGTCCTTTGGCGTGCAGCCGCTCTGA
- a CDS encoding class I SAM-dependent methyltransferase yields the protein MLAEGAYLGPRVVCKLYDWTASRYDSIKSFDPFYEQRFVGEPLAIALAGRGQPLVLDVAGGTGRLPRALFPVAPSFSGVVVELDRARAMLTQGRRALAGREMRVAYVQADALWLPFPDSTFDAVVSLEALEFLPDLRVALAEMARVLRPGGLLMITNRKGWARYYMPGRVRPLPEVLGVLRELGLPQAESSVWQVNYDLVCAVKGSQREPEARAVRLSRRG from the coding sequence GTGCTCGCCGAAGGTGCATATCTCGGACCCAGGGTCGTCTGCAAGCTCTACGACTGGACTGCCTCCCGCTACGACAGCATCAAGAGCTTCGATCCATTCTACGAGCAGCGCTTCGTGGGCGAGCCTTTGGCCATCGCGCTCGCAGGCCGAGGCCAGCCTCTGGTCCTGGATGTGGCCGGCGGCACCGGGCGGCTGCCCCGAGCCCTCTTCCCAGTCGCCCCCAGCTTCTCTGGGGTGGTGGTGGAGCTCGACCGGGCCAGGGCCATGCTAACTCAAGGCCGTCGAGCTCTCGCCGGCCGGGAGATGCGGGTGGCGTACGTGCAGGCCGACGCACTCTGGCTGCCCTTCCCCGATTCCACCTTCGACGCGGTGGTGTCTCTGGAGGCTCTCGAATTTCTCCCCGACCTGCGAGTGGCGCTGGCGGAGATGGCGCGGGTGCTGCGGCCGGGAGGGCTTCTTATGATCACCAACCGCAAGGGATGGGCGCGCTACTACATGCCGGGCCGGGTGCGGCCTCTGCCCGAGGTGCTGGGTGTGTTGAGGGAGCTGGGACTGCCGCAAGCGGAGAGCTCGGTGTGGCAGGTGAACTATGACCTCGTCTGCGCCGTCAAAGGCAGCCAGCGGGAGCCGGAAGCCCGCGCCGTTAGGCTCTCCAGGAGAGGGTAA
- a CDS encoding DUF1925 domain-containing protein, with translation MPKLTLILVLHNHQPVGNLPEVFRQAFDSAYLPFMGLLERHPSFRCGLHYTGPLLEWLEAEEPRFLSRVATLQTRGQVELLGGALYEPILAVIPDADKAGQLKTMSDRLEKRFGARPSGAWLAERVWEPHLPRYLSRASLSYTILDQEHFEKAGLPSGQIDGAWLTEDVGYTVSLLPASTDLRYLIPWRPVEEAIAFLRHQHEAGRDLMVFADDGEKLGAWPGTHRLCYEEGWLERFLEAVEQNQDWLQLDTPADYLAAVPQRRRIYIPSASYPEMEDWSLTPAIQQRVRRARDQADGAAARFVRLGHWRGFLTRYSEANLMLQRGITISRRVHALPPGPGKEAALDHLWRGQCNCPYWHGVFGGIYLYHIRHAVFSHLVAADAIADPVGPSEVALRHEDYDADGLAEWCLSSTEQAAFVHPLGGHLFEWDLRTGPINLLNTLAPYRESYSSPGGEESDYDAVPLRRAFVDHFVAEPQTLAQVIEEAWADSSHLTRRPFRLEGLTQGSRGQVIARHEGLMAVAGHESEISVEKAYAVSAGERCLRVTYSLAGHQGLSAPLFLATEVSLALPPGAHTSGKVSTSGEASSLTDPADLGVVDGLKLCAGPGRLVVDLDLGPAAHVLVHPLFSQHRTELGAEQVYQGTRIVLMWPLAEGDQERWRAAVTLSWRA, from the coding sequence GTGCCCAAGCTGACTCTGATCCTGGTACTCCACAACCACCAGCCGGTTGGCAACCTGCCTGAGGTCTTCCGTCAGGCTTTCGACAGCGCCTACCTCCCCTTCATGGGCCTCCTGGAACGACACCCGAGCTTCCGGTGCGGCCTGCACTACACCGGCCCTTTGCTCGAATGGCTGGAGGCGGAGGAGCCTCGGTTCCTGTCCCGCGTGGCCACCCTGCAGACTCGGGGCCAGGTCGAGCTGCTGGGCGGAGCCCTCTACGAGCCGATCTTGGCCGTGATCCCGGACGCTGACAAGGCCGGCCAGCTCAAGACGATGAGTGACCGGCTAGAGAAGCGCTTCGGCGCCCGACCCTCGGGCGCCTGGCTGGCCGAGCGGGTGTGGGAGCCGCATCTGCCCCGATACTTGTCCCGTGCCTCCCTCAGCTACACCATCCTGGACCAGGAGCACTTCGAGAAGGCGGGGTTACCATCAGGACAGATAGATGGTGCCTGGCTAACGGAAGACGTTGGTTACACGGTGTCGCTGCTTCCGGCCTCCACCGACCTGCGCTATCTCATCCCCTGGAGGCCCGTGGAGGAGGCCATCGCCTTCCTCCGTCACCAGCACGAGGCCGGCCGTGACCTGATGGTGTTCGCCGATGACGGTGAGAAGCTGGGAGCCTGGCCCGGCACGCACCGCCTCTGCTATGAGGAAGGCTGGCTAGAACGCTTCCTCGAAGCGGTCGAGCAGAACCAGGACTGGCTGCAGCTCGACACCCCCGCAGACTACCTGGCCGCCGTTCCCCAGCGTCGCCGGATCTACATTCCTAGCGCCAGCTACCCGGAGATGGAGGACTGGTCTCTGACCCCCGCCATCCAGCAGCGAGTGCGTCGCGCCCGAGACCAGGCCGATGGCGCGGCAGCCCGGTTCGTGCGCCTCGGTCACTGGCGCGGATTCCTGACCCGCTACTCTGAGGCCAACCTCATGCTTCAGCGGGGCATCACCATCTCCCGCCGGGTTCACGCGCTGCCTCCCGGGCCCGGAAAAGAGGCCGCTCTCGATCACCTCTGGCGGGGACAGTGCAACTGCCCTTACTGGCACGGCGTGTTCGGAGGCATCTACCTCTACCACATCCGTCACGCCGTCTTCTCCCACCTGGTGGCAGCCGATGCCATCGCCGACCCCGTGGGACCGAGCGAGGTAGCTCTGCGGCATGAGGACTACGATGCTGACGGACTGGCCGAGTGGTGCCTGAGCAGCACCGAGCAGGCAGCGTTCGTCCATCCCCTGGGAGGCCACCTGTTCGAATGGGACCTGCGGACGGGGCCCATCAACCTGCTCAACACCCTCGCTCCGTACCGCGAGTCCTATTCGTCCCCGGGCGGCGAGGAGAGTGACTACGACGCCGTCCCTCTTCGGCGAGCGTTCGTGGACCACTTCGTCGCTGAACCGCAGACGCTGGCGCAGGTGATCGAGGAGGCATGGGCCGATAGCAGCCACCTCACTCGGCGGCCTTTCCGGCTCGAGGGCCTGACGCAAGGATCGCGGGGACAGGTCATCGCCCGGCACGAGGGGCTGATGGCCGTCGCCGGGCACGAATCAGAGATCTCAGTAGAGAAGGCCTATGCCGTGTCGGCCGGCGAACGCTGCCTGCGGGTGACCTACTCCCTGGCTGGGCACCAAGGCCTAAGCGCCCCCCTGTTCCTGGCCACCGAGGTAAGCCTGGCGCTCCCCCCAGGTGCCCATACCAGCGGCAAGGTGTCGACCTCCGGCGAGGCTTCCAGCCTGACCGACCCGGCGGATCTGGGTGTGGTTGACGGCCTGAAGCTGTGCGCCGGGCCAGGACGCCTGGTGGTCGACCTCGATCTCGGCCCCGCCGCCCACGTGCTGGTACATCCCCTGTTCAGCCAGCACCGGACGGAGTTGGGCGCGGAACAAGTGTACCAGGGGACCCGGATAGTCCTGATGTGGCCGTTGGCGGAGGGAGATCAGGAGCGGTGGCGGGCGGCAGTTACCCTCTCCTGGAGAGCCTAA
- a CDS encoding ABC transporter ATP-binding protein, whose product MAVDSVTLDIPERTIASVIGPNGAGKTTFFNCVTGLYTPEEGDILFQGRSIVGYRPDSIAAMGIARTYQNIRLFRAMTAIENVLVGQHVHLRSGVFGALFRPASTLMEEDRAHAEALELLDFVGLGGRGDVVARNLPYGDQRRLEIARALASRPKLLLLDEPTAGMNPQETERLMRFLERLRDELGLTVLLIEHDMRVVMGISDQVSVLHYGTKIAEGTPREVRNNPHVIEAYLGVASDDGQA is encoded by the coding sequence ATGGCGGTGGACTCGGTGACCCTGGACATACCCGAGAGGACCATCGCCAGCGTCATAGGGCCGAACGGCGCTGGCAAGACCACATTCTTCAACTGCGTTACGGGCCTGTATACTCCCGAAGAGGGCGACATTCTCTTCCAAGGGCGGTCCATAGTCGGGTACCGGCCCGACAGCATCGCCGCGATGGGCATTGCGCGCACCTACCAGAACATCCGGCTGTTCCGGGCCATGACTGCCATAGAGAATGTTCTGGTGGGACAGCACGTGCACCTGCGCTCGGGCGTGTTTGGGGCCCTGTTTCGCCCTGCGAGCACGCTGATGGAGGAGGACCGCGCTCACGCTGAGGCGCTGGAGCTTCTCGACTTCGTGGGCCTGGGCGGCCGCGGCGATGTGGTGGCCCGCAACCTGCCCTACGGGGACCAGCGACGGCTAGAGATCGCGCGGGCGCTGGCCTCGCGGCCCAAGCTTCTGCTGCTCGATGAGCCGACGGCAGGAATGAACCCCCAGGAGACGGAGCGGCTGATGCGGTTCCTCGAGCGGCTCCGGGACGAGCTGGGCCTGACCGTGCTGCTGATCGAACACGACATGCGGGTGGTCATGGGGATCTCCGATCAGGTCTCGGTCCTTCACTACGGCACCAAGATCGCCGAAGGCACGCCCAGGGAGGTGCGCAACAACCCGCACGTGATCGAAGCCTACCTGGGAGTGGCGAGCGACGATGGCCAGGCTTGA